In one Pleomorphomonas sp. T1.2MG-36 genomic region, the following are encoded:
- the cbiQ gene encoding cobalt ECF transporter T component CbiQ — protein MAVDAADATAHASCLDRLDTRTRVVVAVILVLALVNLKSWTLLGLALLLGLGLTGLAGVSARQTARRLLHIEGFLLILFIALPLLTRLPPFIEIGPLSLSLPGLERAITLVLRISAAALVVLPLVSGLTPIRLGHALGRLGLPARLVQVFLFAIRYIELLRAEARRLHDAMRLRGFVPGTNVHTMRSYGHFIGQLLVRAVERAERVNEAMRCRGFAGRFPLVTLERFGIVDLGTAGLAGLLVVGALLVDRL, from the coding sequence ATGGCAGTTGATGCGGCTGACGCCACCGCCCACGCTTCATGTCTGGACCGGCTCGACACGCGGACACGCGTCGTTGTCGCCGTGATCCTCGTTCTGGCGCTCGTCAACCTCAAGTCATGGACGCTGCTCGGCCTGGCGCTCCTTCTCGGCCTGGGGCTGACCGGACTTGCCGGCGTTTCGGCGCGGCAGACGGCCCGCCGCCTGCTGCACATCGAAGGCTTTCTGCTGATCCTGTTCATCGCGTTGCCGCTGCTGACACGGCTCCCTCCGTTCATCGAGATCGGCCCGCTCAGCCTGTCCCTGCCCGGTCTCGAACGGGCGATCACGCTGGTTCTTCGCATCAGCGCGGCCGCGCTGGTCGTGTTGCCGCTGGTTTCGGGCCTGACGCCCATCCGTCTTGGGCATGCTCTCGGCCGCCTCGGTCTTCCGGCGCGTCTCGTCCAGGTCTTCCTGTTTGCCATCCGCTACATCGAGCTTCTGCGCGCCGAGGCACGGCGCCTTCACGACGCCATGCGTCTGCGCGGCTTCGTACCGGGGACCAACGTCCACACCATGAGAAGTTACGGCCATTTCATCGGCCAGTTGCTGGTCCGGGCCGTCGAGCGCGCCGAGCGGGTGAACGAGGCGATGCGCTGCCGGGGCTTCGCAGGGCGGTTTCCGCTTGTTACGCTGGAACGCTTCGGGATCGTCGACCTGGGGACGGCCGGACTGGCCGGCCTTCTCGTCGTCGGCGCCCTTCTCGTGGATCGGCTTTGA
- the gap gene encoding type I glyceraldehyde-3-phosphate dehydrogenase, with protein MAVKVAINGFGRIGRNVLRAIVESGRKDIEVVGINDLGPVETNAHLIRFDSVHGRFPHEVTTGADWIDVGTGKIKVTAIKDPTTLPWGELGVDVALECTGIFTAKDKASMHLTAGAKRVLVSAPADGADLTVVYGVNHDKITKDHIVLSNASCTTNCLSPVAKVLNDVIGIDTGFMTTIHSYTGDQPTLDTLHKDLYRARAAALSMIPTSTGAAKAVGLVLPELKGKLDGVAIRVPTPNVSVVDLVFNAKRATSVAEINEAIKAAATSGPLKGVLGYTDQPNVSSDFNHDPHSSIFHLDQTKVMNGTLVRILSWYDNEWGFSNRMADTAVAIAKTL; from the coding sequence ATGGCAGTAAAGGTCGCCATCAACGGCTTTGGTCGTATCGGTCGTAACGTTCTGCGCGCGATCGTCGAGTCCGGCCGCAAGGACATCGAGGTCGTCGGCATCAACGACCTGGGTCCGGTCGAGACCAACGCCCACCTGATCCGCTTCGACAGCGTTCACGGCCGCTTCCCGCATGAAGTGACGACTGGCGCCGACTGGATCGACGTCGGCACCGGCAAGATCAAGGTCACCGCCATCAAGGACCCGACCACGCTGCCGTGGGGCGAGCTGGGCGTTGACGTGGCGCTTGAGTGCACCGGCATCTTCACCGCCAAGGACAAGGCGTCGATGCATCTGACGGCCGGCGCCAAGCGCGTTCTGGTCTCGGCCCCGGCCGACGGCGCCGACCTGACCGTCGTCTACGGCGTCAACCACGACAAGATCACCAAGGACCACATCGTCCTGTCGAACGCCTCGTGCACGACCAACTGCCTGTCGCCGGTCGCCAAGGTTCTGAACGACGTCATCGGCATCGACACCGGCTTCATGACGACGATCCACAGCTACACGGGCGACCAGCCGACGCTCGACACGCTGCACAAGGACCTCTACCGCGCCCGCGCCGCTGCCCTGTCCATGATCCCGACCTCCACCGGCGCCGCCAAGGCCGTCGGCCTGGTGCTGCCGGAACTCAAGGGCAAGCTCGACGGCGTCGCCATCCGCGTGCCGACCCCCAACGTGTCGGTCGTCGACCTGGTCTTCAATGCCAAGCGCGCCACCTCGGTCGCCGAGATCAACGAGGCCATCAAGGCCGCCGCGACCTCCGGCCCGCTGAAGGGCGTCCTCGGCTACACCGATCAGCCGAACGTGTCGTCGGACTTCAACCACGACCCGCATTCGTCGATCTTCCACCTCGACCAGACCAAGGTCATGAACGGCACCCTCGTCCGTATCCTTTCCTGGTACGACAACGAGTGGGGCTTCTCGAACCGCATGGCCGACACCGCCGTCGCCATCGCCAAGACCCTCTGA
- a CDS encoding cobalamin biosynthesis protein CbiM — protein sequence MIRSLATALVALACLASPAEAHRLKLFAQVTGETIAGYGFYIGGGRPEGADLVVATPDGKEVSRLKTGVDGGFSFTPPTPGRYKLTLAGGDGHLASVDISTDGTPAAGREVKAPSSATTALPDDIDARIAKAVDAAVARQIRPLMEAYDAADGRVRFNDLIGGLGWIVGLAGLWAWFRSRRSGHGS from the coding sequence GTGATCCGCAGCCTCGCTACCGCTCTCGTCGCCCTTGCCTGCCTCGCTTCGCCGGCCGAAGCGCATCGCCTCAAGCTGTTCGCCCAGGTGACCGGTGAAACCATTGCCGGCTACGGCTTCTATATCGGCGGTGGGCGCCCGGAGGGCGCCGATCTGGTGGTGGCGACGCCGGACGGCAAGGAGGTGAGTCGCCTCAAGACCGGAGTGGACGGTGGGTTCAGCTTCACGCCGCCAACGCCCGGTCGTTATAAATTGACCCTGGCCGGCGGCGACGGCCACCTGGCCAGTGTCGACATTTCGACCGACGGAACGCCAGCCGCCGGACGGGAGGTCAAAGCGCCTTCATCGGCGACAACCGCTCTTCCGGACGACATTGATGCCCGGATCGCCAAAGCGGTCGATGCGGCGGTCGCGCGGCAGATCCGCCCGCTCATGGAGGCCTATGACGCCGCCGACGGACGCGTCCGCTTCAACGACCTGATCGGCGGCCTTGGCTGGATCGTCGGTCTCGCCGGTCTTTGGGCGTGGTTCCGTTCGCGCCGGAGCGGCCATGGCAGTTGA
- a CDS encoding DUF4198 domain-containing protein: MRIFIAAATLIALTAPALAHFQEILPSEDVLPDGGKVTVDLVFTHPMERGPTMDMAKPTRVGVATENGIEDLSGTLVETPIDGKQAWRFARDIAEPGAQVLFVEPKPYWEPAENKYIVHYAKVVVDGYASGDGWDRLVGLPVEIEPLVRPTGIWTGNLFRGVVLKDGQPVPGAEVEVEWVNDGSVTPPNEAFITQVIKADDMGVFSYAMPRAGWWGFAALIDGPEAQSPDGKPASTELGALMWVKATDMGGTK, from the coding sequence ATGCGCATCTTCATCGCCGCTGCCACTCTGATCGCCCTCACAGCCCCGGCGCTAGCCCACTTCCAGGAAATCCTGCCATCGGAAGATGTGTTGCCCGATGGTGGCAAGGTCACGGTCGATCTCGTCTTCACCCACCCGATGGAACGTGGCCCGACCATGGACATGGCCAAGCCGACGCGCGTCGGCGTCGCCACGGAAAATGGCATCGAGGATCTTTCGGGAACCCTTGTCGAAACCCCGATCGACGGCAAGCAGGCGTGGCGCTTTGCGCGCGACATCGCCGAGCCGGGTGCCCAGGTGCTGTTCGTCGAACCCAAGCCCTACTGGGAGCCGGCCGAGAACAAGTACATCGTCCACTATGCCAAGGTCGTGGTGGATGGCTACGCCTCCGGTGACGGCTGGGACCGCCTTGTCGGTTTGCCGGTGGAGATCGAGCCGCTCGTTCGGCCGACCGGTATCTGGACCGGAAACCTGTTCCGGGGCGTCGTCCTCAAGGACGGCCAGCCGGTGCCGGGAGCGGAGGTCGAGGTGGAGTGGGTGAACGACGGCTCTGTGACGCCCCCCAACGAGGCCTTCATCACTCAAGTCATCAAGGCCGACGACATGGGCGTCTTTTCCTACGCGATGCCGAGGGCGGGATGGTGGGGATTCGCCGCGTTGATCGATGGTCCCGAGGCTCAATCCCCGGACGGCAAGCCGGCCTCCACCGAACTCGGCGCGCTGATGTGGGTGAAGGCGACCGACATGGGCGGGACGAAATGA
- the adhE gene encoding bifunctional acetaldehyde-CoA/alcohol dehydrogenase: MPINSPADLDALVSRVKRAQQIYATFSQEQVDLIFRQAAFAAASARIPLAMQAAEETGMGVVEDKVIKNHFASEYIYNKYKDEKTCGVLEEDELGGTITIAEPIGLICGIVPTTNPTSTAIFKALISLKTRNGIVFSPHPRAKKSTCAAAKLVLDAAVAAGAPADIIGWIDTPSVELSNALMRHPDVNLILATGGPAMVKAAYSSGKPAIGVGAGNAPVVIDEYGDIKRAVASILMSKTFDNGMICASEQAVIAVDSVYDAVRERFQSHGGYILSGNELGAVRNVVFPGGHLSPDVVGQSAVKIAASAGIAVPADTKILIGEVDSVEESEPFAHEKLSPTLALYRRPDFEAAVDAAAALVALGGIGHTSVLYTDQDGHKERVAAFGDKMKTARILINSPSALGGIGDLYNFNLAPSLTLGCGSWGGNSISDNVGPKHLINRKTVAKRAENMLWHKLPKSIYFRRGAIAEAFKDLEGKKRALVVTDRFLFLNGYADGVIELLKTHGMDVETYYDVEADPTLTAVRKGTERAMSFKPDVIVAFGGGSAMDAAKIMWVMYEHPEVHFEDLALRFMDIRKRIYKFPKLGIKAELVAIPTTSGTGSEVTPFAVVTDDSTGMKYPLADYELTPNMAIIDANFVMHMPKSLTAFGGIDAVTHALEAYASVLANEYSDGQALQALKLLKEYLPAAYKEGANDPIAREKVHNGATIAGIAFANAFLGVCHSMAHKLGAAFHLPHGLSNALLISNVIRYNANNNPTKQTAFSQYDRPKARARYGEVAQHLDLGGERTQQRVDNLIAWVEDLKKQLDIPASIQAAGVSETDFLAKVDKIAVEAFDDQCTGANPRFPLISELKQILLDSFYGRPYVESTERAETAEAQPAEAAKPAKGKKAAE; the protein is encoded by the coding sequence ATGCCCATCAACAGCCCGGCAGACCTCGACGCGCTGGTTTCCCGCGTCAAGCGCGCCCAGCAGATCTATGCGACGTTCTCCCAGGAGCAGGTCGATCTGATCTTCCGTCAGGCAGCCTTCGCCGCCGCCTCGGCCCGAATCCCGCTCGCCATGCAGGCGGCCGAGGAGACCGGCATGGGCGTGGTGGAAGACAAGGTCATCAAGAACCACTTCGCTTCCGAATACATCTACAACAAGTACAAGGACGAGAAGACCTGCGGCGTGCTCGAGGAAGACGAGCTCGGCGGCACGATCACCATCGCCGAGCCGATCGGCCTCATCTGCGGCATCGTCCCGACCACCAACCCGACGTCGACCGCCATCTTCAAGGCGCTGATCTCGCTCAAGACCCGCAACGGCATCGTCTTCTCCCCCCACCCGCGCGCCAAGAAGTCGACCTGCGCCGCCGCCAAGCTGGTGCTTGACGCCGCCGTCGCCGCAGGCGCCCCGGCCGACATCATCGGCTGGATCGACACTCCGTCCGTCGAACTCTCCAACGCCCTGATGCGTCACCCCGACGTCAACCTGATCCTGGCCACCGGTGGCCCGGCCATGGTCAAGGCGGCCTACTCCTCCGGCAAGCCCGCCATCGGCGTCGGCGCCGGCAATGCGCCGGTGGTCATCGACGAGTACGGCGACATCAAGCGCGCCGTTGCCTCGATCCTGATGTCCAAGACCTTCGACAACGGCATGATCTGCGCCTCCGAGCAGGCGGTGATCGCCGTCGACAGCGTCTATGACGCGGTGCGCGAGCGCTTCCAGAGCCATGGCGGCTACATCCTGAGCGGCAACGAACTCGGCGCCGTTCGCAACGTGGTGTTCCCCGGCGGCCACCTGTCTCCGGACGTCGTCGGCCAGTCGGCCGTCAAGATCGCCGCGTCCGCAGGCATCGCCGTTCCCGCCGACACCAAGATCCTTATCGGCGAAGTGGACAGCGTCGAGGAGAGCGAGCCCTTCGCTCACGAGAAGCTGTCGCCGACGCTGGCTCTCTATCGTCGGCCTGACTTCGAGGCTGCCGTCGACGCCGCCGCCGCGCTGGTCGCGCTTGGTGGCATCGGCCATACCTCGGTGCTCTACACCGACCAGGACGGCCACAAGGAGCGCGTCGCCGCCTTCGGCGACAAGATGAAGACGGCCCGTATCCTCATCAACTCCCCGTCCGCCCTCGGCGGCATCGGCGATCTCTACAACTTCAACCTGGCGCCCTCTCTGACGCTCGGTTGCGGCAGCTGGGGTGGCAACTCGATCTCCGACAACGTCGGTCCGAAGCACCTCATCAACCGCAAGACCGTCGCGAAGCGAGCCGAAAACATGCTCTGGCACAAGCTCCCCAAGTCCATCTACTTCCGCCGCGGCGCCATCGCCGAAGCGTTCAAGGACCTCGAGGGCAAGAAGCGCGCGCTGGTGGTCACCGATCGCTTCCTGTTCCTGAACGGCTATGCCGATGGCGTCATCGAACTCTTGAAGACCCATGGCATGGACGTCGAGACCTACTATGACGTCGAGGCCGATCCGACGCTCACCGCCGTCCGCAAGGGCACCGAGCGCGCCATGTCCTTCAAGCCGGACGTCATCGTCGCCTTTGGCGGTGGTTCGGCCATGGACGCGGCCAAGATCATGTGGGTGATGTACGAGCATCCGGAAGTTCACTTCGAGGATCTCGCGCTGCGCTTCATGGACATCCGCAAGCGCATCTACAAGTTCCCCAAGCTGGGCATCAAGGCCGAGCTGGTCGCCATTCCGACCACCTCCGGCACGGGCTCGGAAGTGACGCCGTTCGCCGTCGTCACCGACGACTCCACCGGCATGAAGTATCCGCTGGCCGACTACGAGCTGACGCCGAACATGGCGATCATCGACGCCAACTTCGTCATGCACATGCCGAAGTCGCTGACCGCCTTCGGTGGTATCGACGCCGTCACGCATGCTCTCGAAGCCTATGCCTCGGTGCTGGCCAACGAGTACTCCGACGGGCAGGCCCTGCAGGCCCTGAAGCTGCTCAAGGAGTATCTGCCGGCCGCCTACAAGGAAGGCGCCAACGACCCGATCGCTCGCGAAAAGGTGCATAACGGCGCCACCATCGCCGGCATCGCCTTCGCCAACGCGTTCCTGGGCGTCTGCCACTCCATGGCCCACAAGCTCGGCGCGGCCTTCCACCTGCCGCACGGCCTGTCCAACGCGCTGCTGATCTCCAACGTGATCCGCTACAACGCCAACAACAACCCGACCAAGCAGACGGCCTTCTCGCAGTATGATCGTCCGAAGGCCCGGGCTCGTTATGGCGAAGTCGCCCAGCACCTGGACCTGGGTGGCGAGCGGACGCAGCAGCGCGTCGACAACCTGATCGCCTGGGTTGAAGACCTGAAGAAGCAGCTCGACATTCCCGCGTCCATCCAGGCCGCTGGCGTGTCGGAGACCGACTTCCTCGCCAAGGTCGACAAGATCGCCGTCGAGGCCTTCGACGATCAGTGCACGGGCGCCAATCCGCGCTTCCCGCTGATCTCGGAGCTGAAGCAGATCCTGCTCGACAGCTTCTACGGCCGGCCCTACGTCGAATCCACCGAACGGGCGGAAACGGCTGAGGCCCAACCCGCCGAGGCCGCCAAGCCTGCCAAGGGCAAGAAGGCAGCCGAATAA
- a CDS encoding LacI family DNA-binding transcriptional regulator, with the protein MATSIKDVAQRAGVSVATVSRVFGNGPVSPELRERVEKAIAATGYRPNLSARRLRSQHSQTIGLMVADIRSPFFTALSRVVEDEAYRSGMRVILCNTDESADREAMYLRLMEEERVTGLIWAPTRGSLERLADDDLPFPVVLVDRGGPIGRHDSVVLDNHQATATLVRHLHAIGRSRVVGLFGNTSSTAVDRHLGYISTTASLGLSSEAFFVAPNADAAEREILKVFSRPDRPDGVIASSNLMLLGVVKAMRRLDLRTPDDVAIAGFDNETWSELVGPGLTVIEQPVGDIGRMAMTLLFDRLKTPKAPARKVMLSGRLIVRGSTAPVTGLVDEPVD; encoded by the coding sequence ATGGCAACTAGTATCAAGGACGTGGCGCAGCGGGCGGGAGTGTCGGTAGCCACCGTCTCGCGCGTCTTCGGCAACGGCCCGGTCAGCCCGGAACTGCGCGAGCGGGTGGAAAAAGCTATCGCGGCGACCGGCTATCGTCCCAACCTCTCGGCTCGCCGATTGCGCTCCCAGCATTCCCAGACCATTGGTCTGATGGTGGCCGATATCCGCAGTCCGTTCTTCACGGCATTGAGCCGGGTGGTCGAGGACGAAGCCTATCGCTCGGGCATGCGGGTGATCCTGTGCAACACCGACGAGAGCGCCGACCGCGAGGCGATGTATCTGCGCCTCATGGAGGAGGAGCGCGTCACCGGCCTGATCTGGGCTCCGACTCGCGGCAGCCTGGAGCGCCTGGCCGACGATGATCTGCCGTTTCCGGTGGTCCTGGTCGATCGCGGCGGGCCGATCGGCCGCCATGACAGCGTCGTTCTCGACAATCATCAGGCGACGGCGACTCTGGTTCGCCACCTGCATGCCATCGGGCGCAGCCGCGTCGTCGGTCTGTTCGGCAACACTTCGTCGACCGCCGTCGACCGCCACCTCGGCTATATTTCGACGACCGCGTCGCTCGGCCTGTCGTCGGAAGCCTTCTTCGTGGCTCCCAATGCCGATGCCGCCGAGCGCGAGATCCTCAAGGTGTTCTCCCGCCCCGACAGGCCGGACGGCGTCATCGCCTCCAGCAACCTGATGCTGCTGGGCGTCGTCAAGGCGATGCGGCGGCTGGATCTGAGAACGCCCGACGACGTTGCCATCGCCGGTTTCGACAACGAAACCTGGTCTGAGTTGGTCGGGCCGGGCCTCACGGTGATCGAGCAGCCGGTTGGCGACATCGGCCGCATGGCGATGACCTTGCTGTTCGATCGGCTGAAGACGCCCAAGGCTCCGGCGCGCAAGGTGATGCTGTCCGGCCGGCTGATTGTGCGCGGCTCGACGGCGCCGGTGACCGGCCTCGTCGACGAGCCGGTGGACTAA
- the cbiM gene encoding cobalt transporter CbiM, giving the protein MAHIPDGVLSLPVLAVGTLAGAGGLWLGVRQLGDRDIPRTALLAAVFFIASSLAFPLGPTSVHLLLGGLMGLMLGWKAFAAIFVGLLLQALLFGFGGLTVLGVDLLNMALPGVLLAMAVRPFIGVGHPARSAALAGLAAALSVLVTASLVGMEIAVSEPAFAPAIGVMAVAYLPLSAIEALVTAFVTLYLLKVKPEMIGASPLIGTSP; this is encoded by the coding sequence ATGGCGCATATCCCCGACGGTGTCCTGTCGCTGCCGGTTCTCGCCGTCGGCACGCTGGCCGGCGCGGGCGGCCTCTGGCTTGGCGTTCGCCAGCTCGGCGATCGCGACATCCCGCGAACGGCCTTGCTTGCCGCCGTGTTTTTCATCGCCTCGTCCCTGGCCTTCCCGCTCGGGCCAACCTCCGTTCACCTGCTGCTCGGCGGGCTGATGGGACTCATGCTCGGCTGGAAGGCGTTTGCGGCCATCTTCGTCGGCCTGCTGCTTCAGGCTCTGCTGTTCGGCTTCGGCGGGCTGACCGTGCTCGGCGTGGATCTCCTCAACATGGCCTTGCCGGGTGTCCTGCTCGCCATGGCCGTCCGTCCGTTCATCGGTGTCGGTCACCCTGCCCGCTCGGCAGCTCTCGCCGGCCTCGCGGCCGCGCTTTCGGTTCTCGTCACCGCCAGTCTGGTCGGTATGGAAATCGCCGTGTCGGAACCGGCATTCGCACCCGCCATCGGCGTGATGGCGGTGGCGTATCTGCCGCTTTCCGCCATCGAAGCCTTGGTGACGGCTTTTGTGACGCTCTATCTTCTCAAGGTGAAACCGGAGATGATCGGAGCATCCCCCCTCATCGGAACCAGCCCGTGA
- the pyk gene encoding pyruvate kinase — protein sequence MSAPATSRTGSNPKIRQRQTKVVATLGPASGTIDVIRDLVAAGADVFRLNFSHGAHEEHRARFDMLRQVETETGRPIAVMADLQGPKLRISTFAEGPVDLVEGQTFRLDLSTEPGDANRVGLPHPEIFAALKPDTDILLDDGRVRLHVVSCADDHAITTVVSGRALSNRKGVNVPDVVLPLSALTPKDRADLAFALDLGVDWVALSFVQRPEDLVEARNLIGDRAALLAKIEKPQAIDTLNAIIDLADGVMVARGDLGVEMRPEDVPTLQKRIIREARQAGKPVIVATQMLESMVTNPAPTRAEASDVATAVFDGADAVMLSAETAAGAYPVAAVSIMDSIAQRVEHDPLYRQIIEAQRLPFGPETSSDAITHAAKQIAGALDAKAIITFTATGSTTLRVTRERPGVPVLCVTPNLIKTRKLMLAYGVLVIPSQLFRRFQDKVNSGVALARELGIATFGDTLVVTAGEGVPGSTNLLRIVTVGEASF from the coding sequence ATGAGCGCGCCGGCAACCTCTCGAACGGGCAGCAACCCCAAGATCCGCCAGCGCCAGACCAAAGTGGTCGCCACGCTCGGTCCCGCCTCCGGGACCATCGACGTGATCCGCGACCTGGTGGCGGCCGGCGCCGATGTGTTCCGGCTCAACTTCAGCCACGGCGCCCATGAGGAACATCGCGCCCGCTTCGACATGCTTCGGCAGGTCGAGACCGAAACCGGTCGACCGATCGCGGTGATGGCCGATCTCCAGGGGCCGAAGCTGCGCATCTCCACCTTTGCCGAAGGCCCGGTCGACCTTGTCGAAGGGCAGACCTTCCGTCTCGACCTGTCGACCGAGCCCGGCGACGCCAATCGCGTCGGCCTGCCCCATCCGGAAATCTTCGCCGCCCTCAAGCCGGACACCGACATACTGCTCGACGACGGCCGCGTCCGTCTGCATGTGGTGAGCTGCGCCGACGACCATGCCATCACCACGGTGGTCAGCGGTCGCGCGCTGTCCAACCGCAAGGGCGTCAACGTGCCGGACGTCGTGCTGCCGCTGTCGGCGCTGACGCCCAAGGACCGGGCCGATCTCGCCTTCGCGCTCGATCTCGGCGTGGATTGGGTGGCGCTTTCCTTCGTCCAGCGACCGGAAGACCTTGTCGAGGCAAGGAACCTGATCGGAGATCGGGCGGCCCTGCTGGCCAAGATCGAGAAACCCCAGGCCATCGACACCCTGAACGCCATCATCGATCTCGCCGACGGCGTCATGGTTGCCCGCGGCGATCTCGGCGTCGAGATGCGCCCGGAGGACGTGCCGACGCTGCAGAAGCGCATCATCCGCGAGGCGCGCCAGGCCGGCAAGCCGGTGATCGTCGCCACGCAGATGCTGGAGTCGATGGTCACCAATCCCGCGCCGACCCGAGCCGAGGCGTCCGACGTCGCCACTGCCGTGTTCGACGGCGCCGACGCGGTGATGCTCTCGGCCGAGACGGCCGCCGGCGCATATCCGGTCGCCGCCGTCTCCATCATGGACAGCATCGCCCAGCGCGTCGAGCATGACCCGCTCTACCGCCAGATCATCGAGGCGCAGCGTCTGCCCTTCGGCCCGGAAACCTCGTCCGACGCCATCACTCACGCCGCCAAGCAGATCGCCGGCGCGCTCGACGCCAAGGCGATCATCACCTTTACCGCCACGGGTTCGACCACGCTGCGCGTCACACGCGAGAGGCCGGGCGTGCCGGTGCTCTGCGTGACGCCGAACCTCATCAAGACGCGCAAGCTGATGCTCGCCTACGGCGTGCTGGTGATCCCGAGCCAGTTGTTCCGCCGCTTCCAGGACAAGGTGAACAGCGGCGTCGCGCTGGCCCGCGAACTCGGCATCGCCACCTTCGGCGACACGCTGGTGGTGACCGCCGGCGAAGGCGTGCCGGGGTCGACCAATCTTTTGCGCATCGTCACCGTCGGCGAGGCGTCCTTCTGA
- a CDS encoding formate/nitrite transporter family protein — protein MADNAPGQANTILGLDAYAPAEIQDKVEKLGIKKARMPALASAALAVVAGGSIGLGALFFGIVLADPTLGFAAQRLLGGLVFTLGLALVMIGGAELFTGNCLIVMAWANRQLATREVLRNWAIIWLGNLVGALGLVFLVYMAHTAALNNDGFGNGMIKLAVGKVAPDAVTIFFKGVLCNILVCLAVWLSYAGRSVTDKLFGMVLPVTAFIAAGFEHCVANMFILPYAWILVQTGHAPEGVDVSVLTLTAIVHNIIPATLGNIVGGGAFVGGIYWLVYRKALGGLTPLSATEPRKAQGRSARNG, from the coding sequence ATGGCGGACAACGCGCCCGGACAGGCCAACACCATCCTCGGCCTCGATGCCTATGCTCCAGCCGAAATCCAGGACAAGGTCGAGAAGCTCGGCATCAAGAAGGCTCGCATGCCGGCATTGGCCAGCGCGGCATTGGCCGTGGTGGCCGGTGGATCGATCGGCCTCGGCGCTTTGTTCTTCGGCATCGTGCTGGCCGACCCGACGCTTGGCTTCGCCGCCCAGCGCCTTCTCGGCGGCCTCGTCTTCACCCTTGGCCTGGCGCTGGTGATGATCGGAGGAGCCGAGCTGTTCACCGGCAACTGCCTGATCGTCATGGCCTGGGCCAATCGCCAGCTCGCCACGCGCGAGGTCCTGCGCAACTGGGCGATCATCTGGCTCGGCAATCTCGTGGGGGCGCTCGGCCTCGTCTTCCTCGTCTACATGGCGCACACGGCGGCGCTCAACAACGACGGCTTCGGCAATGGCATGATCAAGCTGGCCGTCGGCAAGGTGGCGCCGGATGCCGTGACCATCTTCTTCAAGGGCGTGCTCTGCAACATCCTGGTCTGCCTCGCCGTCTGGCTCAGCTACGCCGGCAGGTCGGTAACCGACAAGCTGTTCGGCATGGTGCTGCCGGTCACGGCCTTCATCGCCGCCGGCTTCGAGCACTGCGTCGCCAACATGTTCATCCTACCCTACGCCTGGATTCTGGTACAGACAGGCCATGCGCCCGAGGGTGTCGACGTGTCGGTGCTGACCCTCACGGCCATCGTCCACAACATCATCCCCGCCACGCTCGGCAATATCGTCGGTGGCGGTGCGTTCGTCGGCGGCATCTATTGGCTGGTCTATCGCAAGGCACTCGGTGGCCTGACGCCTCTGTCCGCCACAGAGCCGCGCAAAGCGCAGGGCAGATCCGCCCGAAACGGATAA
- a CDS encoding energy-coupling factor ABC transporter ATP-binding protein: MTIPLDLSGVSVRRNGRLVLDRVDLRLESGERLALAGANGAGKTTLLRAIVGLEALHAGELVAFGRPRREENDFRDLRQRIGFLFQDSDDQLFAPTVIEDVAFGPLNLGFTPAQALERARAVLADLDLMSLERRVTHHLSGGEKRLVALAGVLAMDPDVLLLDEPTNALDEAHLDRLTAILADLPVAMILVSHDAHFLSTLSTRVVLLEDGRLKPAVAHRHQHRHDHVHFHPVDED; this comes from the coding sequence ATGACCATACCTCTCGATCTCTCCGGCGTCAGTGTCCGGCGCAACGGCCGGCTGGTGCTCGACCGGGTCGATCTGCGTCTCGAAAGCGGCGAACGGCTGGCGCTGGCCGGTGCCAATGGAGCCGGCAAGACCACACTGCTGCGTGCCATCGTCGGGCTGGAAGCGCTGCATGCCGGCGAACTGGTGGCCTTCGGCCGCCCTCGACGCGAAGAGAATGATTTCCGCGACCTGCGCCAGCGGATCGGTTTCCTGTTTCAGGATTCGGACGACCAGCTGTTCGCACCCACCGTCATCGAGGATGTGGCCTTCGGCCCGCTCAATCTCGGATTCACGCCGGCTCAGGCACTCGAGCGTGCCAGGGCCGTGCTGGCCGACCTCGACCTCATGTCGCTCGAAAGGCGCGTCACCCATCATCTGTCCGGCGGCGAGAAGCGGCTGGTGGCGCTGGCGGGTGTGCTCGCCATGGATCCGGACGTGCTGCTGCTCGACGAGCCGACCAACGCGCTCGACGAGGCCCACCTCGATCGCCTCACCGCCATCCTCGCCGACCTGCCGGTGGCGATGATCCTGGTGTCGCACGACGCGCACTTCCTATCGACGCTGTCGACGCGGGTAGTGCTGCTCGAAGACGGCCGACTGAAGCCGGCGGTGGCACACAGACACCAGCACCGGCACGACCACGTGCACTTCCATCCGGTCGACGAGGACTGA